CAGTGAAAGAACCTGAGAATTATGAAGCACGTGAGACATTGATGCTATCATCAACTGTTGCATTAAATGGCTTCCTGCGTCTAGGTTATGTCGGTGACTGGGCAACGCATAACTTAGAACATGCAGTAAGTGCTGTTTATGACATCGCACATGGCGCAGGACTTGCGATATTATTCCCTGAGTGGATGCGTTATGTTAGTAAGCAATCTCCAGCACGATTTGTAAAGTTTGCGGAAGATGTGTTCAACGTAGAGGCAGCGCTATCTGATGAAGAGAAGATTAATTATGCAATCGATGAACTTCAGAACTTTTGGACAAGTCTTGGAGCGAAACAGAAGTTATCTGATTACGGCGTGAAAGAAGAAGATTTAGAAGTATTTGCTGATAAAACTTTAATCTATGGCCCGTTCGGTAACTTCTATAAGTTACAGCGTGAAGATATATTAGCAATCTATAAAGCAGCATTATAATATGAATCAATAAAAGCAGCGGAATGAATTTCCGCTGCTTTTTACATGCATTGTTCTGCTTTTTCTATTTGTTTCATGACGCTGTCAGTGCTTGTACCATTGTCATTGATTCTTCTATTTACTGCATATTCAGGGTTAAGCTTTGTATAGATATCATTTGTGATAGCTTTATTAACCGTCTGATAATGATCTAATGGGATATCCTTTAACAGTATGTTGTTATCGATCGCATAAAGAACGAGTTGTCCTGTCATTTCGTGTGCATCTCTAAAAGGAATGCCGAGCGTCACGAGATAATCCGCAAGTTCCGTCGCATTTGAGAAATCATTTTGTGTGATGTCTGACAGATGCGCGGCATTGACTTTCATTGTATCGATCATACCAGTAAATATTTGAACTGACTGCAGTGCTGTATCGACACTGTCGAAGAATCCTTTCTTGTCTTCTTGCAAGTCTTTGTTATAGGCAAGTGGTAAGCCTTTTATCGTCATCAACAGTCCCATATAGTTACCAGCTACTGTTCCTGATTTACCACGCACAAGTTCGGCCATATCTGGGTTCTTCTTCTGTGGCATAATAGATGAGCCTGTCGTGTAAGCATCGCTTAAAGTAACAAATTTAAATTCTTCGCTGCACCATAGTATAATTTCTTCTGAGAAACGAGACAAATGCATCATCAGCAGATTGATGTTATGCATTATATCGAGTACATAGTCTCTGTCGCTCACAGCATCGATGCTGTTCGGATAAACTTCGTCGAATTCAAGAAGTGACGCTGTATACTTCTGATCGATACGAAAGGTAGTTCCTGCGAGTGCTCCTGAACCGAGCGGTGATATATTGATGCGTTTTAAACCTTCGCTGAATCTTGCTTTATCACGTTCCAGCATCCAGAAATATGTCATAATATGATGGCTGAACAGAATCGGCTGTGCGCGCTGAAGATGGGTATATCCTGGCATAATCACTGTATTGTACTGCTTACTTAAATTGATTATAACTTGTTGTAATGCTTTTATTGATGTAATGATGGCTTGTGTCATCTCTTTCGCATATAAGTGCATATCAGTTGCGACCTGATCATTTCTCGAACGTGCTGTATGCATCTTACCTCCGACAGGGCCAATCTTTTCTATCAGCAGTTTCTCGATATTAAGATGGATGTCTTCCAGTTCTTTTTTGAAGGTAATATGACCTGCTTCATAGTCCTGAGTAATCTGTTCTAGTCCATCAATAATTTGACGCGCTTCATCTGAAGTGATGATATTCGTCTTCTCTAGCATCGTAACGTGCGCGATACTACCTTTAATATCTTGATAGAACAGTCTCGCATCGACTTCAATCGATTGATTGAAGTCTGCGACCTGTTCACTCATGCTTTCTTTGAATCTACCACCCCATAATGCCTTACTCATGCGCATCACCTCTATACACTCTCGTTGCCTGCTTCACTGGAAGTTCATAGATTTCGATAAATCCGACACTTGCCTGCTGATTGAATGTATCTTCTTTCGTATAAGTAGCAAGCTTCTCGTTATACAGTGTGTTATCACTTTTTCTGCCGATAACTGTGATATTCCCTTTATAGAGCTTGACCTTTGTTTCTCCGTTAACGTATTGCTGCATATCTGTTAACAGATGTTTTAGATGATCTGCAAGTGGAGAGAAGAATAGGCCGTTATATATAAGGTTAGCAAACTGCTGCTCGACATATGGTTTAAAGTGCTGCACATCTTTCGTTAAAGTGATCGTCTCAAGGTCGTTATGGGCTTTAAGAATGATCATTGCACCTGGTGCTTCGTATACTTCACGTGACTTAATACCGACAAGACGGTTCTCAACGTGATCGATTCTGCCGACACCATGTTTGCCGCCTAGTTCATTAAGCTGTTTAATAATTTCGTGTAATTTTAAAGCCTGTCCGTTCAATGCAACTGGAAGTCCTGCTTTAAATGTAATATCAATAATTTCTTCTTCATCTGGAGCATCTTTCGGTGATACCGTTAAGTCATATGCATCTTCCGGTGGCGCTGCATATGGGTCTTCTAATATCCCGCATTCGTTACTTCTGCCCCATAAATTCTGATCGATTGAATACGGTGAATCTAAATTGATCGGCACAGGAATATCATGTGCTTTAGCGTATTCAATCTCTTCTTCACGACTGAATCCCCAGTCACGTACCGGTGCAAGTGTTGTAATAGAAGGATCGATACTATGAATTGCCACTTCAAAACGCACCTGGTCATTTCCTTTTCCTGTACAGCCATGTGCGATGAACTTCGCATCATGTTGATGTGCAACTTCTACAAGCGCTTCAGCGATCAGCGGTCTGCTCAGTGCTGAAATCAGCGGATATGTATTTTCATATAGACTGTTACCTTTAATTGCATATGATAAGTAGTCATCTGCATACGTTTCAATCTTATCGAGCATAATCGATTCAATCGCACCAACTTTGAGCGCTTTTTCTTTAATGTGTGCGAGATCCTTTCCTTCACCGACATCAAGGCAGCATGCGATAACATCGTATCCTTTCTCGATTAACCATTGAATTGCAACACTCGTGTCAAGTCCTCCAGAATATGCTAATACCACTTTTTGTTTTTCATTCATTTCAATTACCCCCGTTAGTTGTTTTTAATTTAGTCTATTTATTAATATACATAATAATGTATCAGTATGCATAAATAAAATCAAGTATAAATATGCATTTTTAAGAATAAAAATATATAATCATTAAAAATTATTAGTGTAAGCGCTTTATAAATCACTATGGATTGAGAACTTAAGTTGAATCGAGTACAATGATTGTGAAACTATGAACAGGAGGAATAGAAATGACGCATATTAAATTTAACTACGACATGGCTAAGTCATTCGTAGGAGATCATGAATTAACACAGATGCAGGACTTAGTGAAAAATATTCATCATGTAATCCATGAAGGTAGTGGTGCAGGCAGTGATTTCCTAGGCTGGCTGGATTTACCGGTAGATTATGATAAGGATGAATTTGCAC
Above is a window of Macrococcoides canis DNA encoding:
- a CDS encoding argininosuccinate synthase encodes the protein MNEKQKVVLAYSGGLDTSVAIQWLIEKGYDVIACCLDVGEGKDLAHIKEKALKVGAIESIMLDKIETYADDYLSYAIKGNSLYENTYPLISALSRPLIAEALVEVAHQHDAKFIAHGCTGKGNDQVRFEVAIHSIDPSITTLAPVRDWGFSREEEIEYAKAHDIPVPINLDSPYSIDQNLWGRSNECGILEDPYAAPPEDAYDLTVSPKDAPDEEEIIDITFKAGLPVALNGQALKLHEIIKQLNELGGKHGVGRIDHVENRLVGIKSREVYEAPGAMIILKAHNDLETITLTKDVQHFKPYVEQQFANLIYNGLFFSPLADHLKHLLTDMQQYVNGETKVKLYKGNITVIGRKSDNTLYNEKLATYTKEDTFNQQASVGFIEIYELPVKQATRVYRGDAHE
- the argH gene encoding argininosuccinate lyase, encoding MSKALWGGRFKESMSEQVADFNQSIEVDARLFYQDIKGSIAHVTMLEKTNIITSDEARQIIDGLEQITQDYEAGHITFKKELEDIHLNIEKLLIEKIGPVGGKMHTARSRNDQVATDMHLYAKEMTQAIITSIKALQQVIINLSKQYNTVIMPGYTHLQRAQPILFSHHIMTYFWMLERDKARFSEGLKRINISPLGSGALAGTTFRIDQKYTASLLEFDEVYPNSIDAVSDRDYVLDIMHNINLLMMHLSRFSEEIILWCSEEFKFVTLSDAYTTGSSIMPQKKNPDMAELVRGKSGTVAGNYMGLLMTIKGLPLAYNKDLQEDKKGFFDSVDTALQSVQIFTGMIDTMKVNAAHLSDITQNDFSNATELADYLVTLGIPFRDAHEMTGQLVLYAIDNNILLKDIPLDHYQTVNKAITNDIYTKLNPEYAVNRRINDNGTSTDSVMKQIEKAEQCM